One genomic region from Streptomyces venezuelae encodes:
- a CDS encoding FAD-dependent monooxygenase, whose protein sequence is MSDSRSRSGGESTSRGTGTPRTAGRSAVEETEVLIVGGGPVGLALALDLTHRGVDFVLVEAGDGRVIHPRVSTVGPRAMEAFRRWGVADAIRGAGWPPDHTLDIAWVTAVGGYELHRLRLGTAGERPPPSYTPEPESICPQHWLAPLLTAHLGVRPAGPVRLGTRLVGLAPKPDRVSAALVDGAGVRTTVHARYLVGCDGASSPVRKACGIAAPERHRTRTLRNILFRAPGLGAVLGPRAALVHFVTEPGGLRYPLRAMDGRELYRLTCPAGPADAERVVRRAITPDVPVEVVSDTTWHLTHRVASVYREGRVFLAGDAAHTLSPSGGFGLATGVGDAADLGWKLAAELAGWAGSGLLGTYESERRPVAVSSLEESHRNLRRTVDRRLSAALRDATEDGERARAELGREIADSDPLREFDAPDQHFAHRYMSTAIVDEEEGAGPVADGADRVEGVDGASGVDGPVWNRTTLPGVRAPHEWLGPGRSTLDLYGGEFVLLCFDPRGGTGAGASGGTRAGGRSPDGLLRAFADRRVPLRVRHCRDPRVARRYERPFVLVRPDGHVAWRGVAPPADPLRIVDVVRGAGG, encoded by the coding sequence GTGTCGGACAGCAGGAGCAGGAGCGGCGGCGAGAGTACGAGCAGGGGTACGGGGACACCTCGGACGGCGGGCCGGTCCGCCGTCGAGGAGACCGAGGTACTGATCGTGGGCGGCGGGCCCGTCGGACTCGCGCTCGCCCTCGACCTCACCCACCGGGGCGTGGACTTCGTCCTGGTGGAGGCCGGGGACGGGCGGGTCATCCACCCGAGGGTCTCCACCGTCGGCCCGCGCGCCATGGAGGCGTTCCGGCGCTGGGGCGTCGCGGACGCGATCCGTGGCGCGGGCTGGCCGCCGGACCACACGCTCGACATCGCGTGGGTGACCGCCGTCGGCGGGTACGAGCTGCACCGGCTGCGGCTCGGCACGGCCGGTGAGCGTCCCCCGCCCTCGTACACGCCGGAACCCGAGTCGATCTGCCCGCAGCACTGGCTGGCCCCCCTGCTCACCGCGCACCTGGGGGTCCGGCCGGCGGGACCGGTCCGGCTCGGCACGCGCCTGGTCGGGCTCGCCCCCAAGCCCGACCGGGTCAGCGCGGCCCTCGTGGACGGGGCGGGGGTGCGGACGACGGTGCACGCCCGGTACCTGGTGGGCTGCGACGGGGCCTCCTCTCCCGTGCGCAAGGCCTGCGGTATCGCCGCGCCCGAGCGGCACCGCACCCGCACCCTGCGCAACATCCTCTTCCGCGCCCCCGGGCTGGGAGCCGTGCTCGGCCCGCGCGCGGCGCTCGTCCACTTCGTCACGGAGCCGGGCGGGCTGCGCTATCCGCTGAGGGCGATGGACGGCCGGGAGTTGTACCGGCTGACGTGTCCCGCCGGGCCCGCCGACGCCGAGCGCGTCGTGCGGCGGGCGATCACGCCGGACGTGCCGGTGGAGGTGGTCTCGGACACCACCTGGCACCTGACGCACCGGGTGGCGTCGGTGTACCGCGAGGGACGGGTCTTCCTCGCCGGGGACGCGGCGCACACGCTGTCGCCGTCGGGCGGCTTCGGGCTCGCGACGGGTGTGGGCGACGCGGCCGACCTCGGGTGGAAGCTGGCGGCGGAGCTGGCCGGCTGGGCGGGGTCCGGGCTGCTCGGCACGTACGAGAGCGAGCGGCGGCCGGTCGCCGTCAGCAGCCTGGAGGAGAGCCACCGCAACCTGCGGCGGACCGTCGACCGACGGCTCTCGGCCGCGCTGCGCGACGCGACGGAGGACGGAGAGCGGGCACGCGCCGAACTGGGCCGGGAGATCGCGGACTCGGATCCGCTCAGGGAGTTCGACGCACCGGACCAGCACTTCGCGCACCGGTACATGTCGACGGCGATCGTGGACGAGGAAGAGGGAGCCGGCCCTGTGGCGGACGGGGCAGACCGGGTCGAGGGGGTCGACGGAGCAAGCGGGGTGGACGGGCCGGTCTGGAACCGGACGACGCTGCCCGGGGTCCGGGCGCCCCACGAGTGGCTCGGACCCGGCCGGTCGACACTCGACCTGTACGGCGGGGAGTTCGTCCTGCTCTGCTTCGACCCGAGAGGCGGAACCGGAGCGGGAGCGAGCGGCGGCACCCGTGCCGGAGGCCGCTCCCCCGACGGTCTCCTCCGCGCCTTCGCCGACCGCCGGGTCCCCCTTCGCGTACGGCACTGTCGCGACCCCCGGGTGGCGCGGCGGTACGAGCGGCCGTTCGTGCTGGTGCGCCCGGACGGGCACGTGGCGTGGCGTGGGGTCGCCCCGCCGGCCGATCCGCTGCGGATCGTCGATGTGGTGCGCGGGGCCGGCGGATGA
- a CDS encoding ferritin-like domain-containing protein has translation MSVFDLPRLYFGGTAVTRLPTGPRGGLVDLARNTALRGAGAASGSERPSAVGPFGEDGPAEAYHEHLAEHGARGGHFSGNGHLVLDARVTGVERADGAVGTADPVVGRSVDLWGHCNPYLGTTVNRARVFDVDPASAWTTTLMGGQFAFGREGRSHDAGYLCVGDMAGFMPPRWHGFAPVCRTLHQFAIASGEGLDWPAGAVDSPAVRALRAAVEECEGGGIVVQFTLERPAAPTASLEGVPTDGTEPEDAPGVWRLRGTIAPWRPDEPRTHPAGRLLVPYGREARAGGGAGPCTVRVSPDTVAFNWPFAHGLDATGAVVRSGGPALELRTARSDLPVAVLPDGAPEGGRVVTVPTVSAEGARRAAEEGLALVRAETGDGEGRERSARREGRDGPNGRTVLLRERETVVLTDEACQILEHPDPEHGDEHAVEVPVRTFLRGVPAALDEVVVRQFPNPRALPLDPVASAPTARCGDVEIVRLRAGRTAGEKPDGSEPSSSCGFATDARGRGWFTVSGARAGTARLLLAAGPEELPPHDPRAPGSAEACYDHEDALGFWSWAGSAAVRVLPDDWQLDAVLQQDVTFELLHREVFAYYEQLFPFMRDEVFSLADRCKVETYAKLIWQMCDPANKDRTYYMPPTRDLSLPKARLLLKYLRAQSTAAAVPPAAVPSPVRSHPQITTRAQLRSALWQAVTVELATSLQYLYAGYSVPTHGTGFEYVRSGVWTPRQLRLACGDGGETLAKGIRDSLFDVAREEMMHFLVVNNILMAMGEPFHVPEIDFGTPGRLPLPLDFALEPLHLGSLQRFIAIERPERLTGGAAVKGGPGATGAPGRFGSPSELYAGIREGLTRVPDVFPVDRGRGGGEHHLFIGGTVNSVHPDYQLEVDDLSSALFAVDFVTEQGEGGVLDTEKAGSESHHETFVRLAELLMTERADGPQGEGAPWHPAYPSLRNPTLDHGHPGRAPVSDPHARQVMRLFNRCYFMMLQLIVQHFGESPDASLRRSKLMNAAIDVMTGMMRPLAEQLMPLESGWRGRTAGPSFELEEPPAYVARPDVARRGFAMRFRHLAAMARECEGVQDRVPELMTWYAERFAQEGRG, from the coding sequence ATGAGCGTGTTCGACCTGCCGCGGCTGTACTTCGGCGGCACCGCCGTGACCCGGCTGCCCACGGGGCCGCGCGGCGGACTCGTGGACCTGGCGCGCAACACGGCCCTGCGGGGTGCGGGTGCGGCGAGCGGATCCGAACGCCCTTCGGCGGTGGGCCCGTTCGGGGAGGACGGGCCCGCCGAGGCCTACCACGAGCACCTGGCCGAGCACGGCGCGCGCGGCGGGCACTTCTCCGGGAACGGCCATCTCGTCCTGGACGCCCGCGTGACCGGGGTGGAGCGGGCGGACGGGGCCGTCGGGACGGCCGATCCGGTCGTCGGGCGGTCCGTCGACCTGTGGGGCCACTGCAACCCGTACCTGGGCACGACGGTGAACCGGGCCCGGGTCTTCGACGTCGATCCCGCCTCCGCGTGGACGACGACCCTGATGGGCGGCCAGTTCGCGTTCGGCCGGGAGGGGCGCTCGCACGACGCGGGCTATCTGTGCGTCGGGGACATGGCGGGGTTCATGCCGCCCCGGTGGCACGGCTTCGCGCCGGTGTGCCGGACGCTCCACCAGTTCGCGATCGCTTCCGGCGAGGGGCTCGACTGGCCGGCCGGGGCGGTGGACTCCCCCGCCGTCCGCGCCCTGCGGGCCGCCGTGGAGGAGTGCGAAGGCGGCGGGATCGTGGTCCAGTTCACCCTGGAACGACCGGCCGCGCCCACCGCGTCCCTTGAGGGCGTACCGACGGACGGTACGGAGCCTGAGGACGCGCCGGGGGTGTGGCGGCTGCGGGGCACCATCGCGCCCTGGCGGCCCGACGAGCCCCGCACGCACCCGGCGGGGCGCCTGCTCGTCCCGTACGGGAGGGAGGCCCGGGCCGGCGGGGGGGCGGGGCCGTGCACCGTGCGGGTCTCCCCGGACACGGTGGCGTTCAACTGGCCCTTCGCACACGGCCTCGACGCCACCGGCGCGGTGGTACGGAGCGGGGGGCCCGCCCTGGAGCTGCGGACCGCCCGCTCGGACCTGCCGGTCGCCGTCCTGCCGGACGGAGCGCCCGAGGGAGGCCGGGTGGTGACCGTACCGACCGTGTCGGCGGAAGGCGCGCGGCGGGCCGCGGAGGAAGGGCTCGCCTTGGTGCGCGCGGAGACTGGCGACGGGGAGGGGAGGGAACGGAGTGCCAGGCGGGAAGGGCGGGACGGGCCGAACGGGCGCACGGTGCTGCTGCGGGAGCGCGAGACCGTCGTCCTGACCGACGAGGCCTGCCAGATCCTGGAGCATCCCGACCCGGAGCACGGCGACGAGCACGCCGTCGAGGTCCCGGTGCGGACCTTCCTGCGGGGTGTGCCGGCCGCGCTCGACGAGGTCGTCGTCCGGCAGTTCCCCAACCCCCGCGCCCTCCCGCTGGATCCGGTGGCCTCGGCCCCGACGGCCCGCTGCGGGGACGTCGAGATCGTCCGGCTCCGGGCAGGCCGGACCGCCGGGGAGAAGCCCGACGGTTCCGAGCCGTCCTCCTCGTGCGGTTTCGCCACCGATGCACGCGGGCGCGGCTGGTTCACCGTCTCCGGCGCGCGCGCCGGCACGGCACGGCTGCTGCTCGCGGCCGGTCCCGAGGAGCTGCCGCCGCACGACCCTCGGGCGCCCGGCTCCGCCGAGGCCTGCTACGACCACGAGGACGCCCTCGGCTTCTGGTCCTGGGCGGGCTCCGCCGCCGTCCGCGTCCTGCCCGACGACTGGCAGCTGGACGCGGTGCTCCAGCAGGACGTGACCTTCGAGCTGCTGCACCGCGAGGTGTTCGCGTACTACGAGCAGCTGTTCCCGTTCATGCGCGACGAGGTGTTCAGCCTGGCCGACCGCTGCAAGGTGGAGACGTACGCGAAGCTCATCTGGCAGATGTGCGATCCCGCGAACAAGGACCGGACGTACTACATGCCGCCGACCCGCGACCTGTCCCTTCCCAAGGCGCGGCTGCTTCTGAAGTACCTGCGCGCGCAGAGCACGGCGGCGGCCGTGCCCCCGGCCGCCGTCCCGTCACCGGTCCGTTCCCATCCACAGATCACGACCCGGGCCCAGCTGCGGTCGGCGCTCTGGCAGGCCGTCACGGTGGAGCTCGCCACCTCGCTCCAGTACCTCTACGCGGGGTACTCGGTGCCCACGCACGGCACCGGGTTCGAGTACGTGCGCAGCGGGGTGTGGACCCCGCGCCAGCTGCGGCTGGCCTGCGGGGACGGCGGGGAGACCCTGGCCAAGGGCATCCGGGACAGCCTCTTCGACGTGGCCCGGGAGGAGATGATGCACTTCCTGGTCGTCAACAACATCCTGATGGCGATGGGCGAGCCCTTCCACGTCCCGGAGATCGACTTCGGCACTCCGGGCAGGCTGCCGCTGCCGCTGGACTTCGCGCTCGAACCGCTGCACCTGGGCAGCCTCCAGCGGTTCATCGCCATCGAGCGGCCCGAGCGGCTCACGGGCGGCGCCGCGGTGAAGGGCGGGCCAGGGGCGACGGGCGCGCCCGGCCGGTTCGGTTCGCCGAGCGAGCTGTACGCGGGCATCCGGGAGGGCCTGACCCGGGTCCCCGACGTGTTCCCGGTGGACCGGGGGCGCGGCGGGGGCGAGCACCACCTCTTCATCGGCGGCACGGTCAACTCCGTCCATCCTGACTACCAGTTGGAGGTGGACGACCTGTCGAGCGCGCTCTTCGCCGTCGACTTCGTGACGGAGCAGGGCGAAGGCGGGGTCCTCGACACGGAGAAGGCCGGATCCGAGTCCCACCACGAGACGTTCGTGCGCCTCGCCGAGCTGCTGATGACGGAGCGCGCCGACGGGCCGCAGGGCGAAGGGGCGCCCTGGCACCCGGCGTATCCGTCGCTGCGCAATCCGACGCTCGACCACGGTCACCCCGGGCGGGCGCCGGTGAGCGATCCGCATGCCCGGCAGGTGATGCGGCTCTTCAACCGCTGCTACTTCATGATGCTCCAGCTGATCGTGCAGCACTTCGGGGAGAGCCCGGACGCGAGCCTGCGCCGCTCGAAACTGATGAACGCCGCCATCGACGTGATGACGGGGATGATGCGCCCGCTGGCCGAGCAGCTGATGCCGCTGGAGTCGGGATGGCGGGGGCGGACGGCCGGCCCCTCCTTCGAGCTGGAGGAGCCGCCCGCCTACGTCGCGCGGCCCGACGTGGCCCGGCGCGGGTTCGCGATGCGCTTCCGGCATCTCGCGGCGATGGCCCGGGAGTGCGAGGGCGTGCAGGACAGGGTGCCGGAGCTGATGACCTGGTACGCGGAGCGCTTCGCACAGGAAGGCAGGGGCTGA
- a CDS encoding flavin monoamine oxidase family protein: MQTATVTQATAVTQPATAPRTAEPQAGAAAVTQPAAGTRPGRVPAPLPRARRRTRANSTVGVVGAGMAGLVAAYELERLGFRVEIIEGSRRLGGRVHTHRFGASEGAPFVELGAMRIPTAHHRTMRYVEHLGLADQIRPFTTLLSEENAFLATSTGHVRLRDAPRALIADVRASLPGADYREETVVFGAWLAAVVDAVAPPALREGLRADLARNLLDLVEDVDVSPHLLGSAKDRIDVHGLFAAHPGIRAGCGTRLNSFLDDILTETSPELVRLACGMDQLVQRLAARVRGPIWFGQRVSGFDVSADHVLVRIGGGPGATVRRCDYVLCTVPFSVLRGLTLTGFDEDKLAVVREVDYCPATKVAVHCREPFWEREGIRGGASFSGGRIRQTYYPPSADEEAESTEGPDGTGRTGRTETAGAPDPAQGAALLASYTIGEDADHLGRMPPPLRHRTVVEELGRMHPQLLRRGMVRGVASLAWGEHPWSEGGCTIRWGQDPAACEEQRRRAVRPQRRMFFAGEHCATEPAWIEGAVESALEAVDLIARHAPGRGVAPRAGLEAA; this comes from the coding sequence ATGCAGACCGCAACCGTCACGCAGGCCACCGCCGTGACGCAGCCCGCCACCGCGCCACGTACCGCCGAGCCGCAGGCCGGCGCCGCGGCCGTGACGCAGCCCGCCGCCGGCACCCGGCCCGGCCGCGTGCCGGCGCCCCTCCCCCGCGCCCGCCGCCGCACCCGCGCCAACAGCACGGTCGGTGTCGTGGGCGCCGGAATGGCCGGTCTGGTCGCCGCGTACGAGCTGGAGCGGCTCGGGTTCCGGGTCGAGATCATCGAGGGCAGTCGCAGGCTGGGGGGCCGCGTCCACACGCACCGGTTCGGCGCGTCCGAGGGCGCGCCGTTCGTGGAGCTCGGCGCGATGCGCATCCCGACCGCGCACCACCGCACGATGCGGTACGTCGAGCACCTCGGCCTCGCCGACCAGATCCGCCCGTTCACCACCCTCCTGTCCGAGGAGAACGCCTTCCTGGCGACCAGCACCGGTCACGTCCGGCTGCGGGACGCGCCCCGCGCGCTGATCGCCGACGTCCGCGCCTCGCTGCCCGGCGCCGACTACCGCGAGGAGACGGTGGTGTTCGGCGCGTGGCTGGCGGCCGTGGTCGACGCGGTCGCCCCGCCGGCGCTGCGGGAGGGGCTGCGCGCCGATCTCGCCCGCAACCTCCTCGACCTCGTCGAGGACGTCGACGTGTCCCCGCACCTGCTCGGCAGCGCCAAGGACCGGATCGACGTGCACGGGCTGTTCGCCGCCCACCCGGGGATCCGGGCCGGCTGCGGCACCCGGCTGAACAGCTTCCTCGACGACATCCTCACCGAGACCAGCCCCGAACTGGTACGGCTGGCCTGCGGCATGGACCAGCTGGTGCAGCGGCTCGCCGCCCGTGTGCGCGGCCCCATCTGGTTCGGGCAGCGGGTGTCCGGCTTCGACGTGTCCGCCGACCACGTCCTCGTACGGATCGGGGGCGGACCGGGAGCGACCGTACGACGCTGCGACTACGTGCTGTGCACCGTGCCGTTCTCCGTGCTGCGGGGCCTCACGCTGACCGGCTTCGACGAGGACAAGCTCGCGGTCGTCCGGGAGGTCGACTACTGCCCGGCGACGAAGGTCGCGGTCCACTGCCGCGAGCCGTTCTGGGAGCGCGAGGGGATCCGGGGCGGCGCCTCCTTCAGCGGGGGCCGCATCCGGCAGACGTACTATCCGCCCTCGGCCGACGAGGAGGCCGAGAGCACCGAGGGCCCCGACGGGACCGGCAGGACCGGCAGGACCGAAACTGCCGGGGCCCCGGATCCCGCCCAGGGCGCGGCCCTCCTCGCCAGCTACACGATCGGCGAGGACGCCGACCATCTCGGCCGCATGCCGCCGCCGCTGCGGCACCGGACGGTCGTCGAGGAGCTGGGCCGGATGCATCCGCAGCTGCTGCGGCGCGGGATGGTGCGGGGCGTCGCGAGCCTCGCGTGGGGCGAGCATCCGTGGTCGGAGGGCGGCTGCACGATCCGCTGGGGGCAGGACCCCGCCGCCTGCGAGGAGCAGCGCAGGCGGGCCGTGCGGCCGCAGCGCCGGATGTTCTTCGCCGGGGAGCACTGCGCGACCGAGCCCGCGTGGATCGAGGGGGCGGTCGAGTCGGCCCTTGAGGCCGTGGACCTGATCGCCCGGCACGCGCCGGGCCGGGGCGTGGCACCGCGGGCCGGGCTGGAGGCGGCATGA
- a CDS encoding FAD-dependent monooxygenase translates to MDTGDGDVASADEGVGAPAGDGVGEGTGDVDVCVVGAGPVGLTLAIGLRRLGVGVRIVDRAPATKREARALVLWARAREALDALGVGETLRRHGVELASVTVHARDRALGELTTGWARSAHARPLNIEQHDIERLLSEELARLGTRVEWNTELTDVKVHDDRAEFTLRHENGTVESAVAPWIVGCEGTASVVRDRLGIPFEGRRRTGLQVVQGNARPTWQLGEEPGRGHIFLAPHRSLLVFPLPGGGFRFFCFRDDPDPTLTAAPTIGELRDLVAETALMPGLRLEPTEHLWLNRARFSDRVAARLRSGRGLLAGDAAHAWAPVGGHGMNVGILGAHNLAWKLAAVHHGQAGESLLDTYSDEQRLLAVRYIREMRFNFMELPLPPLGFRAFTATVPAALARRGVQRRLDLRLSDLGRSHGDSVLSRHRPGRRHRAGPRAGDRMPDVALAAGAGVQGTAAVRLHTLLGYERWTLVLHAARADAGVLDLLREACEGFPAPVRVLPVTPWDAAEARRLGHPDDLRLVRPDGYVGLVAPLARTALLRSYLVALAAQGRTPARRPQEHHPHDPHRPK, encoded by the coding sequence TTGGACACAGGCGACGGCGATGTGGCGTCCGCGGACGAGGGAGTCGGGGCGCCGGCCGGTGACGGGGTCGGCGAAGGCACCGGCGACGTGGACGTTTGCGTGGTCGGGGCGGGCCCGGTCGGCCTGACCCTCGCCATCGGCCTGCGCCGGCTCGGGGTCGGTGTCCGGATCGTCGACAGGGCACCCGCGACCAAGCGCGAGGCGCGGGCCCTGGTTCTGTGGGCGCGGGCCAGGGAGGCGCTCGACGCCCTGGGCGTCGGCGAGACGCTCCGGCGCCACGGGGTGGAGCTGGCGTCGGTGACCGTCCACGCCCGCGACCGGGCCCTCGGCGAACTCACCACCGGCTGGGCGCGGTCGGCGCACGCCCGGCCGCTCAACATCGAGCAGCACGACATCGAGCGCCTCCTCTCGGAGGAGCTGGCCCGGCTCGGCACCCGGGTCGAGTGGAACACGGAGCTGACGGACGTCAAGGTCCACGACGACCGGGCCGAGTTCACCCTGCGGCACGAGAACGGCACGGTGGAGTCCGCGGTCGCCCCGTGGATCGTCGGCTGCGAGGGCACGGCCAGCGTGGTCAGGGACCGGCTGGGCATCCCCTTCGAGGGGCGCCGCCGCACGGGCCTCCAGGTCGTCCAGGGCAACGCCCGCCCGACCTGGCAGCTGGGCGAGGAGCCGGGCCGGGGCCACATCTTCCTGGCCCCGCACCGCTCCCTGCTCGTCTTCCCGCTGCCCGGCGGAGGATTCCGCTTCTTCTGCTTCCGCGACGACCCCGACCCCACGCTGACCGCCGCGCCCACCATCGGCGAACTCCGGGACCTGGTCGCGGAGACCGCCCTGATGCCCGGACTGCGCCTGGAGCCCACCGAGCATCTGTGGCTCAACCGGGCCCGCTTCAGCGACCGGGTCGCCGCCCGGCTCCGCTCGGGGCGCGGGCTGCTCGCCGGGGACGCGGCGCATGCCTGGGCGCCGGTCGGCGGCCACGGCATGAACGTCGGCATCCTCGGCGCCCACAACCTCGCCTGGAAGCTGGCCGCCGTGCACCACGGGCAGGCCGGCGAGTCGCTCCTCGACACGTACAGCGACGAGCAGAGGCTCCTGGCCGTGCGGTACATCCGCGAGATGCGGTTCAACTTCATGGAGCTGCCGCTCCCGCCGCTCGGCTTCCGGGCGTTCACGGCCACCGTGCCCGCGGCTCTCGCCCGGCGCGGCGTCCAGCGCCGTCTCGACCTGCGGCTGAGCGACCTGGGCCGGAGCCACGGGGACAGCGTGCTGTCCCGGCACCGGCCCGGCCGCCGGCACCGCGCCGGTCCGCGCGCGGGCGACCGGATGCCGGACGTCGCCCTCGCCGCCGGGGCCGGCGTCCAAGGCACCGCGGCCGTCCGGCTGCACACCCTGCTCGGGTACGAGCGGTGGACGCTGGTCCTGCACGCCGCTCGGGCCGACGCCGGGGTGCTCGACCTCCTGCGCGAGGCCTGCGAGGGGTTCCCGGCCCCGGTCCGCGTCCTCCCTGTGACGCCCTGGGACGCCGCCGAGGCCAGACGGCTCGGGCACCCGGACGACCTGCGGCTCGTCCGGCCCGACGGATACGTCGGCCTGGTCGCCCCGCTGGCCCGTACCGCCCTCCTCCGCTCCTACCTCGTGGCACTCGCCGCCCAGGGACGGACACCCGCCCGGCGGCCGCAGGAACACCACCCGCACGACCCGCACCGTCCGAAGTGA